The Mytilus trossulus isolate FHL-02 unplaced genomic scaffold, PNRI_Mtr1.1.1.hap1 h1tg000343l___fragment_1__unscaffolded, whole genome shotgun sequence genome contains a region encoding:
- the LOC134701783 gene encoding leucine-rich repeat-containing G-protein coupled receptor 5-like, translating into MAYEDDVQKCPFPPQCDCHTFGVLQEYCQDKGLTEVPTLTATSYNGTWFVDLSDNNITSLTANAFTNIELNTLWISNNNIIYIDIEAFSGSDDTLQSLHLGGNQLISLPITLTRLSKLSDLQVQYNPMKDLDTNILMNVSTNLEKLSFGSINMTKWPTSIMGLNKLVELSVYNVSMDSFPINAFEGLEYSLQFLQIQSTNISRLPLSINKLSKLFTVLINYNVNLKVLPEEIFEGLNNIHYIVIQGNAFSNFSAIYKDSSNIKSFALQSDCISNITDAVYPAKMQPNLYEISLVLPKLHDVPNALSNMPSLKQIEMFQANLSIIRAGDFSNLPSLITLELSSNPISVVEIGAFATTRSLQVLNLRYTKLKTVPEAIKKTKLYSMDLTGCNVICTCEGLGWMKQWPTRNSTFISGECTNLNIPIYEFQLKYIPKC; encoded by the coding sequence ATGGCATATGAAGATGATGTACAAAAGTGCCCTTTCCCGCCGCAATGCGATTGTCATACCTTCGGAGTACTTCAAGAATATTGCCAGGACAAGGGATTGACAGAAGTTCCTACTTTAACGGCTACATCCTATAATGGAACATGGTTTGTAGACCTTTCGGATAATAACATAACATCACTAACAGCAAATGCGTTTACTAATATAGAGTTAAACACGTTATGGATATCGAACAACAACATTATTTACATTGACATTGAAGCATTTTCAGGATCAGACGATACGTTGCAGTCATTACATTTAGGTGGAAATCAACTAATTTCATTGCCGATAACACTTACTCGTCTGTCTAAACTTTCCGATCTACAAGTCCAATATAATCCTATGAAAGATTTAGATACGAACATCCTTATGAACGTTTCAACAAATCTTGAGAAACTATCGTTTGGTTCAATCAATATGACAAAATGGCCAACATCTATAATGGGTTTAAACAAACTTGTGGAATTGAGTGTATACAATGTTTCTATGGATTCATTCCCTATCAACGCATTTGAAGGATTAGAATATTCACTACAGTTTTTACAGATCCAATCTACAAACATCAGTAGGCTTCCATTGTCAATAAACAAACTATCAAAGTTATTTACCGTATTAATCAACTACAATGTGAACTTGAAGGTTCTTCCAGAGGAGATCTTTGAAGGACTTAATAACATTCATTATATTGTTATTCAGGGCAACGCGTTTTCAAACTTCTCAGCTATTTATAAAGATTCTTCTAACATAAAATCATTTGCTCTTCAGTCTGattgtatatcaaatataacagaTGCAGTATATCCAGCTAAAATGCAACCTAACTTATACGAAATAAGCCTTGTTCTTCCAAAACTACATGACGTGCCTAACGCTCTTAGTAATATGCCGTCCTTAAAACAGATTGAAATGTTTCAAGcaaatttatcaattattagGGCAGGTGATTTTTCAAACTTGCCATCATTGATTACGTTAGAATTGTCATCTAACCCGATATCCGTGGTGGAAATAGGGGCATTTGCAACAACGCGGTCATTACAAGTGCTAAATTTAAGGTACACAAAACTGAAAACAGTTCCTGAAGcaattaagaaaacaaaactgtatTCGATGGACTTGACAGGATGCAATGTTATATGTACATGTGAAGGTCTTGGATGGATGAAACAGTGGCCAACTAGAAATAGTACGTTTATTAGTGGTGAATGCACTAATTTGAATATACCAATTTATGAGTTCCAACTAAAATATATACCtaaatgttaa